A single window of Bacillota bacterium DNA harbors:
- a CDS encoding GNAT family N-acetyltransferase, whose translation MQKFTLNEKLELKDEILLINSKAWPEFMLHWDCKEWSHLFSTFSNFQVILLEGKKTIAFGHTIPLYWEKEIENIPDNLKTLIEIAVETKKRSLNPNILLALAVVIAQDYKGRGLSSEVLKVMKDIANKNGINTLIVPVRPTLKSKYPLIPISNYSKWIREDGLPFDPWLRVHKKLGGEVFKTSDVSMVIKGTIKEWEEWTKMKIYESGKYIFEGALNPVDIDIERNIGIYTDPCIWVKHIT comes from the coding sequence ATGCAAAAATTTACTTTGAATGAAAAATTAGAACTCAAAGATGAAATTTTATTGATAAATAGTAAAGCGTGGCCAGAGTTCATGCTTCATTGGGATTGTAAAGAATGGTCTCATTTGTTTTCGACATTTTCTAACTTCCAGGTTATATTATTGGAAGGTAAAAAAACAATAGCGTTTGGACATACAATACCTCTATATTGGGAGAAAGAGATAGAGAATATTCCTGATAACTTGAAAACACTCATTGAGATAGCGGTTGAGACAAAGAAGAGATCTCTTAACCCAAATATTTTATTAGCTTTAGCTGTGGTTATAGCACAAGATTATAAAGGTAGAGGTCTAAGTTCAGAAGTACTTAAAGTGATGAAAGATATTGCAAATAAAAACGGAATAAATACTTTGATAGTACCTGTTCGTCCTACATTAAAATCAAAGTATCCACTAATACCTATTAGTAACTATTCGAAGTGGATAAGAGAAGATGGGCTTCCATTTGATCCCTGGTTAAGGGTACATAAAAAGCTTGGGGGAGAAGTGTTTAAGACTTCTGATGTATCAATGGTAATTAAAGGAACCATAAAAGAATGGGAAGAATGGACAAAAATGAAGATATATGAGAGCGGAAAATACATTTTTGAGGGTGCTTTAAATCCGGTAGATATTGATATTGAAAGAAATATTGGAATATATACTGACCC